In the Drosophila biarmipes strain raj3 chromosome X, RU_DBia_V1.1, whole genome shotgun sequence genome, one interval contains:
- the LOC108023964 gene encoding glutamine-dependent NAD(+) synthetase: protein MGRKVTVAVSTLNQWALDFEGNMVRILQSILEAKDMGASYRTGPELEVCGYSCEDHFREPDTFLHSWEVLLEVMMSPMCENMLVDVGMPVMHRNVAYNCRVAFFNRQILLIRPKMAMCDDGNYRESRWFTAWTKNQQTEEYVLPRMIAQHTGQQTVPIGDAVIATRDTCLGYEICEELWNVRSKHIEMSLAGVELIVNSSGSYMELRKAHITSDLIRNASFKAGGAYLFSNLRGCDGQRVYFNGCSAIALNGEILARGQQFALQDVEVTLATIDLEEIRAYRVSLRSRCSAAAAAPDYPRIHCDFEMSTHSDIFKTSTPPLNWPIHTPEEEIALGPACWLWDYLRRSGQGGFFLPLSGGVDSSSSATIVHSMCRQIVQAVQLGDAQVLHDIRLILADTDYTPDNAAGLCNRLLVTCYMGSVNSSKETRRRAAQLASQLGSYHIEISIDLAVNALLGIFNVVTGLTPRFRTQGGCARQNLALQNMQSRIRMVLAYIFAQLMLWVRNRPGGLLVLGSANVDESLRGYLTKYDCSSADINPIGGISKMDLRRFLTYAKEKFNLPVLESIIDAPPTAELEPLQENGELQQTDEQDMGMTYAELSEYGRLRKQSFCGPYSMFCRLVATWKGDLSPKEVAEKVKHFFRCYAINRHKMTVLTPSVHAESYSPDDNRFDHRPFLYRPNWSWQFKAIDDEVDKLQPIYTPSSAQLRPSSEDLMLSTQRSFAGDDSKHSSPLSSASASASIDVGISTAAVPLPGAAAPGGLSKKPSGYSKVHVNVLGKIKDRTGIPV, encoded by the exons ATGGGACGCAAAGTCACCGTGGCGGTGTCCACACTGAACCAATGGGCCCTGGACTTCGAGGGGAACATGGTGAGGATACTGCAGTCCATCCTGGAGGCCAAGGACATGGGCGCCAGCTATCGAACGGGCCCCGAGCTGGAGGTTTG TGGTTACAGCTGCGAGGACCACTTCCGGGAGCCGGACACATTCCTGCACTCGTGGGAGGTGCTGCTGGAGGTGATGATGTCGCCGATGTG TGAGAACATGCTGGTGGACGTGGGCATGCCGGTGATGCATCGCAACGTGGCCTACAACTGCCGGGTGGCGTTCTTCAACCGCCAGATCCTGCTCATCCGGCCCAAGATGGCCATGTGCGACGACGGCAACTACCGGGAGTCGCGATGGTTCACCGCCTGGACTAAGAACCAGCAGACGGAGGAGTACGTGCTGCCGCGCATGATTGCCCAGCACACGGGTCAGCAGACGGTGCCCATCGGGGACGCCGTGATAGCCACCAGAGACACCTGTCTGGGCTACGAGATCTGCGAGGAGCTGTGGAATGTGCGCAGCAAGCACATCGAGATGTCGCTGGCCGGCGTGGAGCTGATCGTCAACAGCTCCGGCAGCTACATGGAGCTGCGAAAGGCCCACATCACCTCCGATCTCATCCGGAATGCCAGCTTCAAGGCCGGCGGAGCCTATCTGTTTAGTAATCTCCGCGGCTGCGATGGCCAGCGCGTGTACTTCAATGGCTGCTCGGCCATTGCCCTGAACGGCGAGATCCTGGCCCGGGGTCAGCAGTTCGCCCTGCAGGATGTGGAGGTCACGCTGGCCACCATCGATCTGGAGGAGATTCGTGCCTATCGGGTGAGCCTACGATCGCGCTgctcggctgctgctgctgcgccggATTACCCAAGGATCCACTGTGATTTCGAGATGTCCACGCACAGTGACATCTTCAAGACGTCGACGCCACCGCTGAATTGGCCCATCCACACACCGGAGGAGGAGATCGCCCTGGGACCGGCCTGTTGGCTGTGGGACTACCTGAGGAGATCCGGTCAGGGGGGATTCTTTCTGCCGCTCAGCGGCGGCGTGGACTCCAGCAGCTCCGCCACCATAGTGCACTCCATGTGCCGGCAGATCGTGCAGGCTGTGCAACTGGGCGATGCCCAGGTGCTCCACGACATCCGTTTGATCCTCGCCGACACGGATTATACGCCGGATAATGCCGCCGGCTTGTGCAACCGACTGCTGGTCACCTGCTACATGGGCAGCGTGAATAGCAGCAAAGAGACGAGGCGGAGGGCCGCCCAATTGGCCAGCCAGCTTGGCAGCTATCACATCGAGATCAGCATCGACTTGGCGGTGAATGCCCTGCTTGGCATCTTCAATGTCGTCACCGGGCTGACCCCACGGTTCCGGACGCAGGGCGGCTGTGCCCGCCAGAACCTGGCTCTCCAGAATATGCAGTCGAGGATTCGCATGGTGCTGGCCTACATCTTCGCCCAGCTGATGCTGTGGGTGCGAAACAGGCCGGGTGGCCTGCTCGTCCTGGGCTCCGCCAACGTGGATGAGTCGCTGCGCGGCTACCTCACTAAGTACGATTGCTCCTCGGCGGACATCAATCCGATTGGCGGAATATCAAAAATGGATCTGCGAAGATTTCTCACCTATGCCAAGGAGAA GTTCAATCTGCCCGTGCTGGAGTCGATCATCGATGCCCCGCCCACCGCCGAACTGGAACCGCTGCAGGAGAACGGGGAGCTGCAGCAGACGGACGAGCAGGACATGGGCATGACCTATGCGGAGCTCTCCGAGTACGGGCGCCTGCGCAAGCAGTCCTTCTGCGGCCCGTACAGCATGTTCTGCCGCCTGGTGGCCACCTGGAAGGGCGACCTCAGTCCCAAGGAGGTGGCCGAGAAGGTGAAGCACTTCTTCCGCTGCTACGCCATCAACCGGCACAAGATGACCGTGCTGACGCCGTCGGTGCATGCGGAGAGCTACAGCCCGGACGACAATCGGTTCGACCATCGTCCCTTCCTGTACAGGCCCAACTGGAGCTGGCAGTTCAAGGCCATCGACGACGAGGTGGACAAACTGCAGCCGATCTACACGCCCTCGTCGGCGCAATTGCGACCCAGCAGCGAGGACCTGATGCTGTCCACCCAGAGGTCCTTTGCAGGCGACGACTCCAAGCACTCCTCGCCCCTGTCCTCGGCCTCGGCGTCCGCCTCCATTGACGTGGGCATTTCCACGGCGGCGGTGCCGCTACCAGGAGCCGCTGCCCCCGGCGGCCTCTCCAAGAAGCCCAGCGGCTACTCCAAGGTGCACGTGAATGTGCTCGGCAAGATCAAGGACCGCACCGGCATTCCTGTCTAG